Genomic segment of Sphingopyxis lindanitolerans:
GACCATCCCCGAAGCCGCGCAGTTGGTGATCCAGGCAAGCGCGATGGCCAAGGGGGGCGAAGTGTTCGTGCTCGACATGGGCGAACCGGTCAAGATTTTCGATCTCGCCACCAGCATGATCCATCTATCGGGACTGAGCGTGCGCACGGCCGAAAACCCCGAGGGCGATATTCAGATTATCGAGACAGGACTTCGCCCCGGCGAGAAGCTTTATGAAGAGCTGCTGATCGGCGACAATCCTCAGGAAACCAAACACCCGCGGATCATGCGCGCCCGCGAAGGGATGCTGCATTGGGAGGATCTCGATCGCGAATTGCAGATTCTCGATACGGAAATCCGCGTCAACGGCGACAGCACGGCCGCGGTGCAGATCATCTATCGGCTGGTTCCCGAATTCCTTCCCGACGCGGGATGGGGCGAGCGGCTGAGTGCCGGTGAAGGATAGCCGCAACTCGCCCCGCAAGGATTTGGATCAAGCGCTGGCAGCGGCCATGACGGCATAGGTTTCTTTTGCTGCCACCTGCATCTGTTCGTCAGTCAGCGTCGGATGGACGAGCCACATCAGGCTGGTGTCCCCCAATTGGCGGGCGGCGGGCATCCGCTGCGCAGGCCTTGCGCCCGTGCCGTCGAAGGCCTTTTCGAGATAGACTTCCGAACAACTGCCCTGGAAACAAGGGACGCCGCGCGCATTGATTTCCGCAATGATGCGGTCGCGATCCCAACCATCCGCCAGCCTGTCGGGCCGCACATAGGCATAGAATTTATATTCGGCGTGAACGCTGCCTTCCGCGCTGTTCAATCGCGGCACGCGAAGGCAGCCATCGGGGCCCGAGAAAGGCGCCAATATGTCATAAAGAACAGCCGCGTTGCGCGTTCGTGCTGCGGTCCAGTCCGCCATGCGCCCCAGTTGGACGAGGCCGATCGCAGCCTGCATCTCGAGCATACGCCAATTCGTCCCGATGCTTTCGTGCAACCAGCGAAATCCCGGCGGATGGTCGCGCTGATAGACCGCTTCCCAGCTTTTTCCATGATCCTTGAAGGACCACATGCGCGACCAAAGATCGCGATCATTGCATGTGACCATACCGCCTTCGCCGCCGGTCGTCATGATCTTGTCCTGGCAAAAGGACCAGGCCCCGACATCCCCGATCGTGCCGACGCTGCGGCCCTTGTAACGCCCGCCGTGCGCCTGCGCGCAATCCTCGATCACCTTGACGCCATGCGCGCGGGCGAGCGCCATGATCGGGTCCATGTCGGCCGGCCAGCCGGCGAGATGGACGATGATGACGGCCTTCGTGCGGGGTGTCAGCACGGCGGCGATGGTCTCGGCCGAGAGATTGCCGCTCTCCAGGTCCACGTCGGCAAAGACCGGCACAGCACCGGCATTGGCGACGCAGCTTGCCGAGGCAATAAAAGTGCGCGGCGTGACGATCACCTCGTCGCTCACCGCCCCGCCGTTTACCGCGCCGATGCCAAGGCCGTGGAGCGCCAGGTCGAGCGCGACCGTGCCGTTGGCGAGCGCAATGGCGTGGGCGCTGCCCGTCCAGTCCGCGAAAGCCTGCTCGAAAGCGCGGCACTGCTCGCCGGTCCAATAGTTGACGCGGTTTGAGAGGATGACGGCGGACACAGCGTCCGCCTCCTCCTGGGTGAAGCTCGGCCAAGGAGCAAAAGGCGTGTTCAGCATGCTATTTACCAGCTTTGATGAAGAGACATCACTTCTTCTTGAGAATATATATTATATGCCCGTGATTTTTCGGGACGGGATAGGATTTGATGATCGAGAATCTCTTCTCGATAAGAGCATCGACATGCGATTTTCGCGTGTCGGAAGAGGAATTGACTTTCCATATATTGTAATAATAGCTTGAGCTTGCTTTTGTCGCTTTCAATATCAAGCGCTTCAAGAATAAAGGGATAGGAAGAGAAAAGAATTTTTCGCGCTTCGACGTCAGGCGCAGCGCCGTATAGATACGGAAATCCTCCGCGGCGAGAACCAGCACCGCATAATTGCTCGACAGCTTCTGGATATTCTCCAGCGCGCTTTCCACGTCCGCGAACGGAATATGGTGGAAAACCCGCGAACATAGCACGACGTCGAAGGTCTGGCCTTTCAACGCTGACGCTGCGGCCGTGATCGGCGCCACCACGTCGGGGTTCAGATTCTCATTGATGTCGATCGTCGTGACCGGCACCCCGAACCCCTCGACCAGATATTTCACCACGCCGGTTCCGACCCCGATCTCGGCAACGCTTTTGGGCTGGAGATCCAGAACCTCGTTGATTTGGAACCAGTAGGTGTTGAAACGGTCGAGCGAGACATATTCGCTGAACTTGTAGTAATCCTGATGGATCTTCGCTTGTTCCATAATCTCTTTTGCCTTTGTCAGTTGGATTCGATCTTGATGAAATGCGCCGCGTCATAGCGCAGCATGCGCAAGCCCGATGTCCATTCGTGATGATAATCGACGGGCGCACCGAGGCATTCCGCAAGCAGCCATTTGGCGAACGGTGCGCCGGCATGATGGGCCAGCGGATAGCCGCCGCCGAAACGGGCATTGATCTCGAACAGCGAAGCTTCGCCATCGGCGCTGATGATGGATTGAAAGCAAAGCGCGCCGCGCGCCCCCACCAGATTCCGGCCCAGTTCCTCGGCGATGGCGATCAGCGCCGCGTTTCTTTCCGTCTCTCCCTTCGACACTTCGCCGCCGCGCACCTCATAGCGAAGATGGGGGACCGCCGCGCGCAGCACCCCGGCCTGGTCGAAAAAGATATTGGTCGTATATTCCCGTCCGCTGAGCAGAGTCTGCGCGACATAAGCATCGTCGAATTGGGGATCGCGAAGGTCGTCGACCGACTCGGCGATATAGATTCCCTTTGAAGCGCTGCCCGCCTTCGGCTTCATCATCAAAGGCCATGCGATCGACGAGGGCGCCCGGCGCAGCGCGTCAACGCCGATGGTGGCCGGGGTCGCGAAACCGCGCTGGAGCAGCCAGTTCGCCGTCAACAGCTTGTCCCGCGCCAGATCGACCACGGCTTCCGCAGAGACCGCCACCGTCATGCCGCGGCGCGCGAAATCGTCGCGCCTGCGGCTATAGAGGATCAGTTCGGGATCGATCGTCGGAACGATCAGCCGGACCTCGTTCCGGACGCACGCATCCATCACGACATCCAGAAAATCCGGCGACGAGCAGGACGGAGTCTTGATCGCGACATCGGCCTCGCAGCAGGCGGCGCTGAACTCGGGCATCAGGTCGCCGGCGATAATCCGCAGATCGATGCCCAGTTGCCGCGCCGCGTCGCGAAAGCAGCGCATCAATTCGACGCGGCGGCCCGCCGATGAAAAATAAACTGAAACGGTTTTGCTCACTCTGCGCTATTCCCTTTGAAGCGGCCCATGATCTTCCCGTCGCTGGCGTTGATCCCCGAACGCTTGAACGCAACGCCGATCGTCTTGAGCAGGATCGTCAGATCCAGCCAGAAACTCCGGTGATCGACATACCAGACATCGAGCCGGAACTTATCCTCCCAACTCAGCGCGTTGCGCCCGTTGACCTGCGCCCAGCCGGTAAGGCCCGGTTGCACATCGTGCCGCCGCGCCTGCTCGATGGTGTAAAGCGGCAGATAGTCCATCAGCAGCGGGCGGGGTCCGACGAGGCTCATGTCGCCTTTGAGGACGTTCCACAGTTCGGGCAACTCATCGAGGCTGGAGGACCGCAGACGGCGGCCGAACGGCACCAGTCTCTCCTGACTCGAAAGGAGTGCGCCGTCTGGCCCGCGTGCATTCGTCATCGTACGAAACTTCAGCATTTCGAACGGCTTCGCGTCCTTACCGGGCCGTGTCTGGCGAAACAGCACAGGACCGCCGAGCTTGATCCGGACGGCCACCGCCAGCACCGCCAGCACCGGCAAAAGAAGGACAAGCAGGCTCGCCGAGACGGCAATATCGAAGAGGCGTTTCATACCCCTTTCCTCTGGTCGGTCGCCTTGTGCAGCACATCCGCCAGGTTACGGATCCCCTGCTCGAACGACAGGTGGCCGGTGTAGAAGTCGCGCGCGTTGGCGCCGAGCTCGGCAAGATCGCCGGGGGCCATATCCGCGAGGCTCGCGATGGCCTCGGCAAGCGCCCCCGCATCCTCCGGCGGCACGACGACGCCGCCCCGTGACTGGTGGACCAGTTCCGCCGCATCACCCTCGACCGCCATGATGATCGGCTTGCCTGCCGCCATATAGGCTTGCGTTTTGGACGGAATCGTAATGGCGAACAGCGGGTCGGCCTTCAGGTGCACCAGCAGACAATCGGCCGCGGCGAGATAGGCGCCAACCTCGGCCATCGGAACACGCGGCAGGAAACGGACATTCGCGAGCCCTTCGTCGGCGGCGCGTGCCTTCAACCGCTCCGTTTCAAGGCCGGAGCCGAGAAAGCAGAATTCCACCTCCGGGCGTTTCCCGGCCAGGATCGCGGCGGCATCCAGCACCGCATCCAGTGCCTGCGCCGGCCCCATATTACCGGCGAACAGCACACGGAACTTTCCTGGCTCGGTCAGGGTGTCGGGCCGGGACGTCGAGGCGGCGGTCACCCCGGCCTCATCGGCCCAATTGGGAATGACGGTGATCCTGTCCGCCGGGACGCCGCGCTCGATCAACAACCGGCGAAAGCCGTTGGACAGGACCACGATGTGCGCGGCGCGCCGCCACGTCCAGCGGCAAAGGCGCCCTATCGCCCCAAGCAAGCGATCATTGCCGATCATGCCCGTCGCGCGCAGCGTGTCGGGCCACATGTCCTGAACATCGAGGACGACCGGCACGCGGCGAAAAAAGCCCGCGACCTCGGCCGCCAGGGCGACCGTCATCGGCGGGTGATAGGCATAGATCACATCGGCGCGGCGCGCGAAAAAGGTCAGGTAAAGCGCCGCCGAAAGGAAGAAGCTGGCATAATTCAGCACGCGGCCGACCCGGCTTTTGTCATGGCTGGGATAGAGCGCCAGCCGTGTCACCGCCACGCCTTGCATCACCATGCGCTTGATCGGCCGGATGCGGTAACCGTCATAGACTTTGCCGCCGGGATAATTGGGAAAGCCGGTCACAACCTCCACATCAAAACCCAGCTCGCCAAGACGCCGCGCGAAGGCCGCCCCTTTCATGGTCGGTTCGGGATCGAAACCCTGTTTCAGAACGATAAGCCGTGGCGGCGCGCCATTCGGGGCGAGAGGATTCATTGGGTCAGAGCCGTATCTGGAAGGGGGCGTGCATGTAAATCCAGTCACATTGGCTCCATGGAGCCGGTTTCCTATTGTCGACACACACCTTCGACGAAGTCACCCGGTTGAGGGACATCCGCAACCGACAAGCAATTGCATCGTCATCGCGGCGCCATTGTCACCAAAGCGGCGTTCCTAGCGGCGATCCGGGATGCAGGCAATATCCCCTTGCAAAGCCTATCAACTGTCCGCGCAAGCGGGGAAAGATCAGCTGCAACCCCTGCCATGCAACATCCCGCGAAGCATCATGCGGTTGGCCTGTTTGTCCCGTGCAGCCTTCGCTTCGTCGTTTCCACGCTCATGCGCCGTAGCGCGCCTCAGACCGGACGCCCTCGCCTTGCGAAACGCCGATTTCATCGCTAACGGTGCCGCCCTGTCAGCGAGAAGAGATATGGCCCACTCCCCCCAACATTGCCGCTCCTGCCCTGTCCTTTTTAGGATTCGGGATGGCGGAGAGGAATAGTGCCCGTATCTCTGAAACCCAACTCGACAGCGAGATATTCACCATACGAGATATTGGTTTTCCCGCAATTTTCTCCGCAAGCATCAACCCCTAGAGTCGGAGGAACATAACGGCGATGCGGGTCAAACAACCCTTTGCTCTCGACAGAGCGATGTTCGTTCTGGTCATGATCGACCTTCTCTTTCTCCCATTCCTGCTGCCGGTCCCTGTCCCTCTGTCTTTCGCCGTGCTGCCAATCTGGCTTCTCAGCCTACGACCCGAGCGAATAAGTGCTGGCGCCGTCATAGCAATTATCGGCGCTATGTTCGCCATTTTTAGCTATATTTTAGGCATAAACTCCACTCCCGGCATTGATGATTCTTCGATTCGAAGATCTGCGTACACAGCAATCATTATATTCATGTTCGGCACCTATGTAGCGGGATCAATGACGAACTTCCGAACATTCCATCTCCATATACATATTTTACGCCTTTACCTCATTTTTGTTTTTCTTCTTTCCATAATATTTTTCTGGAGATTCGATGACTATTTTCTAGTCCGTCAATTTTGGGCCTTCGGTGACAATGTTGATATTGCCGATAATCTAAACACCCTGACGCGGTTCACAGGCACGTTATCCGATCCGAACAATCTGGCTGTTTCCACAGTAGCCATCACCGCTTTCCTTGTTTTCTTTGCGCCGCAGCAGGTCGGTCGAAACATTGCGGCTATGGCTATGACCGCCGTGATCGTCATCGCCAGCATGTCATCAACCGGCATCATCTGCTATGCAGCCCTCATAGTAGCGTTTATTACTGGATCTCGCTTGAAAACCGGACCCAGAATTCTACTGCTGCTCGGCTCTGTCATTGTCGGCATTGCCATTTACGATATTGTCAAGAATACGGATGTATTTGCGCTAGCAAGCCAGCGAGTAGCAGATACCGATTCAGAATCCAGACTCTCGCGCTGGCAACTTGCGCTAGATTCATCAAAATTTCTTAGTTCGCTAATAGTTGGAGATGGAGGAACGATACTCCTGAATGGAATGGAGTATAAACCGCATAATGGCCACATACATGTGGCTTACAGCTTCGGCTTGGTGTGTTACATTGCATTCGCAACGATATTTTTCCGCGTATACCGCATCAGGGATTGGCGACACTATCTATTCTTAGCGATCATATTCACTGGATTTACCGTTAACGTCGGAATCTACGAGCATCGATTCGCTGGCATTTGGGTCGTTCTGCTGGTCATATATCATCGACTCGCCGCTCCACAGCCTGCGCCGAAACGGATCACGCAGCAACAGCGTGCTGCCCGCGAGGGCAGCGTCAGCAGTACTTGAAGGCGTCAATCCAAGATTAGGCGGAAAAGAATATAGCCGACTGTCCGCGGCTCGATAACCGTTGGTCATCAAGCCGGGGCTATAAGTTGATGGCTTAATGGCTTGAACCCGAAATCCCATCGCTGGCGATCATAGGCCGACAGACGGCCTCCGGGCGGGGGTTAGCTCACCCGCTATTCTCGCTCGGCGCCGCGCAACGCGGGCTGAATCACATCACGCTGATATTACACAACCTCTTTGCGATCCGACTCTCAGTGACGCAATCGCGCGCCTGACAGCTGCCGGAGAAAGCGGCCACGATCAAATAATATAAAGGAAACTATGACGGTAAAGGCCGATACGACGCCTAGTGCGGAAATCGCGCCCATCCCACCGTAACGCGGCACCAGGATCATGTTCAGTCCAACCGCGAGGACAAGGCCCGATAGCTCGATCATGGCCAGCATCTTTCCGTTATTGACACAGATATACAGCTTCGTCGTCAACTGCCTCAGGAATAAAAAGGGAATGGAAAACAGGCTTATCAAAAGAATATATACGGTTTCATGATATTTCGGGCCGAATATATATTCGAAAATAAACAGCGAGAAAACAGACAGGAATATCACAACTAAAAACGATGAAAGAAGAAGCCGCTTTGCTATGAAAAATATCTTTTGATAAAATTTATCATTGTCCTCACTATAAGACGTCACGAGGTCGGGAAAAACAGCCAACGTCAACGCATAGGGGATAAATTGCAACGCTTGGTTGATTTGCGGAACAAGCGCGTAGGTTCCCACCTCATAAGGCCCCAGATAGAAGCGCAACATCATCGTGCCGATGCCAAGATAGAGCGTGAAAAATATGGTCGCCGAAAACAAATAGCTGCTTTGCGCCAGCAGGGGCCGGAAACCGCTGGCCTCCGGTCGCCATGTCCACGGCATCGGCCCGCCGAGAAGCCGCACGGCGAGCAGCAATCCCGCCGCCTCCAGGACGAACATCCCGGCGTGGAGCCAGCCGACCTGGACGATCCCGAACCCCGCGAAAATTGCGGACAGCTTGGCGACCGATCCCGTCGCGTTCGATATCATTCGCATGCGCGCGGCATTGTGGAACGCCGACACGGAATTGGTCCACGCCAGCAGCGACGATGTCAGCGGCGACAGAATGACCGGAATCATGAAAATGTAGAATAGCGACCGCTCTTCTGGTGAGAGGGCGCCGGACGTTCCGACGAATAACAACACCGCCGCTATTGCGGGCAAATAGACTATGATCTTGAGGGTGAAGACGGTGCCCAGGAGCCGGGCGGCTCGCTCTGGCGTTTCCACCAGTTTCTTGATGAGCAAACCTTCAAGCCCCAAATCGCCGGCAACGAGCAGGACCCCGATGATGGACAGGGTAAAGGCCCAGTGACCATAGGCCACAGGCCCCAGAATACGGGTCATGGCCGCAATGCAGAGCAGATTAAGAGCACTGCTCGACACCCGCTCGGAGAATATCCAAAGCGCTCCGGCCGTGCTCCTGGAAAGCCGCTTTGGCACGATATTGTCTATGAACCGCAATGCTTATTCCTGAACAGGGCCGAGATGGGCTATTAATTCGACCCTATCCAAAGCGAAAGCGTCGCTGAAACGAATAGTCGCATTGGCGATATCCGCCTTTTTGGCAAGAACATCATCGCGCGTAAGGTTTGCGCGCGCCCCTATCTCGATACCGGCGCCGCTCCATTCCAGAACATCCAGATAATGTTCAAGACGCTTCCCATAATAAAGGCAGGGGATACCTGCCTCAAGATACTCGAAAGTTTTAGAAGGCAATCCTGGGCCATCAAAATCGCACGCCAGGGCCACAAGCCCGCAATCGCAGCCAGCGGCAACCCGCCGAAGATTTTCACGGTCAAGCTTTCCAAGATGGCGAACATCCGGCCGGCCGCTTAACTCGGGCGGCAGTGGGTCGCCGGAGGCTATCAGCAGCTGAAATCGGCCCTGCGTCACTCTATGCAGTTGCTCGGTGGCAGCCGCGAGGCCGCGGGTCCGATTGATCTGGCCGGCAAAAAGGACTTTCAACGGTTCATCATCGCCGTGACGATAGGATGCCGGGCCGGAATCCATGTTCGGAGCATGGATTGCATACCACAACCGCACCGCCTTTGCCCGATGCAGGATCGGCTGTTCCAGAAAATCCTGCGATGGCACCAGCAGGCGGTTGCTGGCTGACAGGGCCGTATTTTCGATCCGATCGAATAGCCGCCGACGCATTCGTCGATCAAAGCGCACGCCGCCCAGCGTAACAGGGTAGCTGTCCCACACAATGGAGACGATGGTTTTTCCGAACAATCGCGCCAAGAACGCATAGTGCCAGGACATAAGCAGCGGCGTATGAAGCAGAACTATATCGCTCCGCTTGATCAGACCCAGATGTTCAAACCTAAACCCCCGAATTCTGTTGGAACGCCGGACTTCGAGATCGAGTCCGGCGAAGCTCAATCCGCTAGCAATATTGTCCATGATCCGGGCCTCGGCACCACCGGGAGAGGCTATGAACATTGCGACGCGGGGTCTCGGGACAGATGTTGACGTCACACTTCCACCTTCTTGACATATCGCCGGAAAACCGCCCGCCTTGCTCTTTAAGTCGGTCCCTCAATTCCATTCTGGCGTAAGTTGCGCACCCTGCCTGGTGAGGCAAAAGGACGACAGCAATGCCGAAAGCTTGCCCGGCCTCGTTTGCCGCGCCGATTGGCGAAATCACCGTCGTAGATCATATATAATCATGCATGCGGATACCGTCCCAGCCGTTCGACAAACGAGCGGTACCGACGATCAACTTGACCACGCGCTCGGACGTGTTGCGGATCGCATAGTCGTCGGGGATCGGGCAGCGTTCGCCGCGCGCGCGGCGGTCGGCGTGAATCCGCGTCACCAGTTCGACCGCTTCCAATATCGTATCGCTGTGCAGGCCCGTGACGACGATATTTCCCGTATCGAGCGCTTCGGGGCGTTCGATCGCGTCGCGCGGCGTAATCGCCGCAAAGTCGAGAAGGCTCGATTCCTCGGCGATCGTGCCGCTGTCGCTGATGGCGCAGAAGGCGTTCATCTGGAGATGGTTATAATCGTGGAAGCCGAACGGCTTCAGGTCGCGGACGCGGGGGTCGAGCGTGACGCCGTCCAATGCGTCGAGCCGCTTGCGCGTGCGCGGGTGGGTGGAGACGATCACGGGGACATCATATGTCTCCGCCAGCAGGTTGAGCGCGGCGACGAGTTGCCCCAGCCGCTCCTTGCTGTCGACATTCTCCTCGCGGTGGAGCGAGACGATGAAATATTTCCCGGCCTCGAGCCCGAGCCGCCCCAAAACGTCCGAACCCTCGATCGCGCCGCGATAATGATCGAGCACCTCGCGCATCGGCGATCCCGTCAGATAGATGCGGCGGTGCGCCATGCCTTCGCTCAACAGATGGCGCCGCGCATGTTCGGTGTAGACGAGGTTGAAATCGCTGATGTGATCGACGAGCCGGCGATTGGTTTCTTCGGGCACGTTGCGGTCGAAGCTGCGGTTGCCCGCCTCCATGTGATAGACCGGGATTTTCATCCGCCGCGCCATGATGGCGGCGATGGCGCTGTTCGTATCCCCCAGGACGAGCAGGGCGTCGGGCCGGTTCGCCCGCAGTTCCTTTTCGGTTTCGATCAGGATGCCGCCGAGCACGGCGCCAAGGCTGCTGGTATCCACTCCCAGGAAATTGTCGGGCTTGCGCACGCCAAGATCGGAAAAAAACACCTCATTCAGCTCATAATCCCAATTCTGTCCGGTGTGGACGATGCGGTGATCGCAATAATCGTCGAGCACCGCCATCACCCGCGAAAGGCGGATGATTTCAGGGCGGGTTCCCAGGACCGTGGTGACTTTTAACTTGGACATTCGAAGAAGATTCTCTTTTCGCGCGCGACCCTAGACCGGATCGGCATAGGTGTCGGGATTGGCCGGGTCGAACAGATGGTGCGACCAGAAGAAGGTGATGACCTCCCCCTCGCCGCGATTCTCGATATTGTGCGTGTGGAGCGGCGGCATGTCGATGGCAACGGGCCGGTCGCCCGAAACGGCGAACTCCTGCACGTCATCGGTCAGAACGCGGCGAATGCGGATCAGCGCCTCGCCTTTCACCACCAGAAAGCGTTCGACCAGATCGAGGTGGAAATGGTCGCCGCGCTTCTGGCCCGGCAGCGTCGTCGACAGAAAGCTCTGCGCCGCATTGCCCCCCTTTGCGCTCTCGAACAATATGCCGCGTGGGTCGGCGTTGACCTTGAGCGGGCGCGGATAATGCGTCGGATAGCCGCCGGTGCGATAGGTGTTGAACAGCGCGAGATCGAAGGGATCCGAAAGGTCGGGAAAGATGTTCGCGGTGTAGAGCGCGTGAAAGTGCCGCAGCTTCGCATCAAGATCGGCCACCGTCATGTCCCGCCCCTTTGGCGCAAGCCGCCCGGTCCGTCCGTCCAGAACCGCGTCGATCGCCATCTGCGCCGCGGCGCCGGCATGCAGCAATTGCACGCGGCCATCGGCGTTGATGCTTGGCGTTTCGCCGCGCCAGAGCGTGTCGATCAGCGTCGCGGTCACATTATTATAATTGGGCCGCGCGCATTCGCCAAAAATATGCGGCAGCACCAGATCGGTATAGCTGGGCGCAAAGGCCGCCAATATCTCCCCGGCGATGCGCTTCGAGCGCCCATAGGGCGTGTCGCTCGCGGCATGGGTCGAATTGGCATAGACGATATGCGGCGTCACACCCGCGGTCTCGAGGCCGCGCACAAGCGCGCGGGCGATGTCGGGGTTGGCGCGTTCGACGACGGCCTCTTCTCCGCGGTTGACGCCGGCGAAATGAAGCACCGCATCGACCCCCTCCAGCGCGGCGGAAAGGCGCGCGGCGTCGGCGAAGGTCGCGTGATCGATCTGGATCAAGTCATACGGCGGCGGCGCGCCGCGAAAGCGCGCGGCGCATATCGCGGCATGGATGCGGCCGGCCGCGTGCCAGCCGATCAAGCCCCCCGCCCCCGTAACGGCTATCTTCACGGTCGCTTCGCCTGCCAGGACGCCACTTCGGCCTGCACTTCGGGGAGCGACATCAGCAAATCTTTCACTTCCGCGACCTCGAGGCGCTGGGCATTGTGCGAATGAAAATCCTGATAGCTGTGCGTTTCCGCTTCGCCCTCGCTGACGTAGGCGCTGTAGTTCAGGTCGCGCTCGTCGAGGCGGAGCCTGTAATATTCGCCCATATCCTCCGAGCTTGATAGTTCCTGGGCGCTGGCGAGCGTCTCGAACAATTTTTCGGCATGCCGCCAGCCGATGACATTGACCTCATGATCGGGAACGCCGAAAATCTCCTTCAGGGCCGTGACCAGATCGCCAATCGTCGATGCCGGCGCCTTCTTGATGAACAGATCGCCCTGCCGCGCATGATCGAAAGCGAAGCGCACAAGCGCGACGCTGTCACGCAGCGGCATCAGGAAGCGCGTCATTTCAGGCTCGGTCACCGTGATGGGCTGGCCGGCCTTGATCTGCTTGATGAACAGCGGAATGACCGAGCCACGCGAATACATGACGTTGCCGTATCGCACGCAACTGATCGTCGTATCGGCCTTGCTGCCGATTTCGCGCGCCGCCGATTGCGCCAGCTTTTCCATCAGGGCTTTCGATATGCCCATCGCGTTGATCGGCATCACCGCCTTGTCCGTCGACAGGCACACGACGCTCTGGACCTTGCTCGCGAGCGCGGCCCGGATGATATTTTCGGAACCGAGAATATTCGTGCGCACGGCTTCGAGCGGGAAGAACTCGCAGCTCGGGACTTGCTTCAAGGCTGCGGCGTGAAAGATGGCGTCGACTCCCGCCACGGCCCGGTCGACGCTGCTGCGGTCGCGAACGTCGCCAATATAATAGCGCACGCGGCCATCGTGGAGCTGATTACGAAGCGCGTCCTGCTTCTCCTCATCCCGGCTGAAAACACGAACCTCTTCGATATCCCCGTGCAGCAATTCGCGCAGCATGGTCTTGCCGAAGCTTCCGGTTCCGCCCGTGATGAGAACTGATTTAATCGAAGCCATTTTTTCC
This window contains:
- a CDS encoding DegT/DnrJ/EryC1/StrS family aminotransferase, with protein sequence MLNTPFAPWPSFTQEEADAVSAVILSNRVNYWTGEQCRAFEQAFADWTGSAHAIALANGTVALDLALHGLGIGAVNGGAVSDEVIVTPRTFIASASCVANAGAVPVFADVDLESGNLSAETIAAVLTPRTKAVIIVHLAGWPADMDPIMALARAHGVKVIEDCAQAHGGRYKGRSVGTIGDVGAWSFCQDKIMTTGGEGGMVTCNDRDLWSRMWSFKDHGKSWEAVYQRDHPPGFRWLHESIGTNWRMLEMQAAIGLVQLGRMADWTAARTRNAAVLYDILAPFSGPDGCLRVPRLNSAEGSVHAEYKFYAYVRPDRLADGWDRDRIIAEINARGVPCFQGSCSEVYLEKAFDGTGARPAQRMPAARQLGDTSLMWLVHPTLTDEQMQVAAKETYAVMAAASA
- a CDS encoding class I SAM-dependent methyltransferase; the encoded protein is MEQAKIHQDYYKFSEYVSLDRFNTYWFQINEVLDLQPKSVAEIGVGTGVVKYLVEGFGVPVTTIDINENLNPDVVAPITAAASALKGQTFDVVLCSRVFHHIPFADVESALENIQKLSSNYAVLVLAAEDFRIYTALRLTSKREKFFSLPIPLFLKRLILKATKASSSYYYNIWKVNSSSDTRKSHVDALIEKRFSIIKSYPVPKNHGHIIYILKKK
- a CDS encoding ATP-grasp domain-containing protein; translation: MSKTVSVYFSSAGRRVELMRCFRDAARQLGIDLRIIAGDLMPEFSAACCEADVAIKTPSCSSPDFLDVVMDACVRNEVRLIVPTIDPELILYSRRRDDFARRGMTVAVSAEAVVDLARDKLLTANWLLQRGFATPATIGVDALRRAPSSIAWPLMMKPKAGSASKGIYIAESVDDLRDPQFDDAYVAQTLLSGREYTTNIFFDQAGVLRAAVPHLRYEVRGGEVSKGETERNAALIAIAEELGRNLVGARGALCFQSIISADGEASLFEINARFGGGYPLAHHAGAPFAKWLLAECLGAPVDYHHEWTSGLRMLRYDAAHFIKIESN
- a CDS encoding sugar transferase, translating into MKRLFDIAVSASLLVLLLPVLAVLAVAVRIKLGGPVLFRQTRPGKDAKPFEMLKFRTMTNARGPDGALLSSQERLVPFGRRLRSSSLDELPELWNVLKGDMSLVGPRPLLMDYLPLYTIEQARRHDVQPGLTGWAQVNGRNALSWEDKFRLDVWYVDHRSFWLDLTILLKTIGVAFKRSGINASDGKIMGRFKGNSAE
- a CDS encoding glycosyltransferase family 4 protein — encoded protein: MNPLAPNGAPPRLIVLKQGFDPEPTMKGAAFARRLGELGFDVEVVTGFPNYPGGKVYDGYRIRPIKRMVMQGVAVTRLALYPSHDKSRVGRVLNYASFFLSAALYLTFFARRADVIYAYHPPMTVALAAEVAGFFRRVPVVLDVQDMWPDTLRATGMIGNDRLLGAIGRLCRWTWRRAAHIVVLSNGFRRLLIERGVPADRITVIPNWADEAGVTAASTSRPDTLTEPGKFRVLFAGNMGPAQALDAVLDAAAILAGKRPEVEFCFLGSGLETERLKARAADEGLANVRFLPRVPMAEVGAYLAAADCLLVHLKADPLFAITIPSKTQAYMAAGKPIIMAVEGDAAELVHQSRGGVVVPPEDAGALAEAIASLADMAPGDLAELGANARDFYTGHLSFEQGIRNLADVLHKATDQRKGV
- a CDS encoding flippase; translated protein: MPKRLSRSTAGALWIFSERVSSSALNLLCIAAMTRILGPVAYGHWAFTLSIIGVLLVAGDLGLEGLLIKKLVETPERAARLLGTVFTLKIIVYLPAIAAVLLFVGTSGALSPEERSLFYIFMIPVILSPLTSSLLAWTNSVSAFHNAARMRMISNATGSVAKLSAIFAGFGIVQVGWLHAGMFVLEAAGLLLAVRLLGGPMPWTWRPEASGFRPLLAQSSYLFSATIFFTLYLGIGTMMLRFYLGPYEVGTYALVPQINQALQFIPYALTLAVFPDLVTSYSEDNDKFYQKIFFIAKRLLLSSFLVVIFLSVFSLFIFEYIFGPKYHETVYILLISLFSIPFLFLRQLTTKLYICVNNGKMLAMIELSGLVLAVGLNMILVPRYGGMGAISALGVVSAFTVIVSFILFDRGRFLRQLSGARLRH
- a CDS encoding glycosyltransferase family 4 protein; this encodes MDNIASGLSFAGLDLEVRRSNRIRGFRFEHLGLIKRSDIVLLHTPLLMSWHYAFLARLFGKTIVSIVWDSYPVTLGGVRFDRRMRRRLFDRIENTALSASNRLLVPSQDFLEQPILHRAKAVRLWYAIHAPNMDSGPASYRHGDDEPLKVLFAGQINRTRGLAAATEQLHRVTQGRFQLLIASGDPLPPELSGRPDVRHLGKLDRENLRRVAAGCDCGLVALACDFDGPGLPSKTFEYLEAGIPCLYYGKRLEHYLDVLEWSGAGIEIGARANLTRDDVLAKKADIANATIRFSDAFALDRVELIAHLGPVQE